The Festucalex cinctus isolate MCC-2025b chromosome 16, RoL_Fcin_1.0, whole genome shotgun sequence sequence CTGCTCACTCCAAATCCTTTCCATGTTTTGTCGGCAGTTCATCTTGGCCAGTTTCAAGTCTACAAATAATTGCTGTTGGAAGCTATTGAGAGATCAGAGAGCACTAATGCAAATGGGCAGGCTATGGTTTTATCGTCTTGTGAATTAATGGCAACAGAAGGGATTCCTGATTCTCTGTGGTTTTGGTTGTTTAAGTGCAGTTATTGTTTGATGTTACCAGTCTTAAATTAATGttggctttgttttgtttttcttgcggTGTGTGGCGCACAATTGTTTTATTAGACAACTATTGTCAAGGGAACTGTTCAGAAGAGTAATCAAAGAATAGAACCACTTTGGtttttaatttgtcttttttttttagttatgaaATCGAGCtagcagggccatgttaaaaagtGGCTAATCATGGAGGGGTGGTACCTGTCTGTATTGAATACGGGTACATATATTAGGTATTGTTTTAGTTTAACCATGAGTCAGTTAGTTGGCTAGTTTAGTTAATTGGCCTTTTAATGACTTAGCTAGTATGATAGATAGCAGAAAATCAACCACACTacttaatatttcttttttaactcgTTATAGTTTCATAACTTCTGCTAATGTATAAGTTAGCTAGGTTGCTAGCTAGTGGGCTCATGTACAGACTGCCCAAACACTtatcctttttgtttgtttgcttgtttgtttgtttgtttgtttgtttgtttgtttgtttgtttttatagcacaTTTTGAAGTTGTGTATTCAGgatattttgtttacatttgtttttatgagacttttttgtttgtttgttttttgccattGTGGTTAATTTATCAATGATTAACATGGGAATCTTTGCAATAGCACCAACAAAAGcttttgaaattttattttggcattatgAACTGGTGTCACATTGACCTTCAAAAGCTCCCCTGGAGTCGTGGGAAGAGTCGCAACACAAAGCGTAAAAAGATTCCTCGGAATTAGTTTCAGTGAAAAATGCTCACACGCAGAATGTGAGCATCCTTCTATGTTTCTGTCCACATGCATTGACTTTATTGTGCGGCTAATGATTTACAGACAGGGTTGGGCGTTGTGTCCAGATGTGTGTATCCCTCAATGGCGGCCCTCGCACAGATAAAAACCACTGACCGGTGCTGCAGCCTGCCATGCGTTACAtcaagaatctttttttttttcttctcccaaacACAACCTCGCCTCCTCCATCTTCTCCCATCTCATCTGTCAAAGGCTAAAGAAACACAGAGAGAAATCCAGGGGGAAGGATTCCACCTGAATATGTTTCGGATCATTTCGTTGTTAGTATGCTCTCAAAGAAGGGATTCCCACACTTGAAGATCTAAAATGTCCAATGTCgtaaatttgacatttattttcacaaaacaaaaacgttgaaCAGGAGCATTTCTTATGTGACATTAACAATTTAATgtgaaaaatgcatttttggccTCGCGATTGAAAATGATGATGAGGTTTTTCTATAGATGATGTGTGTGttgaattgtaaaaaaaaatatttgtcactTTTTGGCACTTGAATCTTCATTTAAAAGACCTTGTTATTGTGGATTCCCCTGTGAGGAATAATGCCTTGCTACTTAAATGATAACAGTGTCCATGCTGCGTTATACACAAATGCAACACTAATTGGCTATAGCATAAAATTCCCAAAATATAACAGTGAGAGAGAAGGAATTTGTGTAAGGTGTTGTTGCGGATGTCCCAGTGTGGAAGAATGTGAGGCGTCTGTCAGTGTTATGAATAAACAGCAAGCTTCCTATCAGAGCAGTGGGGGTGGTATGGCGGCTGTGCTACTGTTTTTGATCATCTGTCTCCAGGTTCAACATGGCACATTCTTGCAAGGATTAAtatcttcctcctcttctttggATTTTTTGTAAGAATCCGACTCCACTGAGGATCCACATGTCAACACGACGACGTGGTGCGTCCGGGGAAAAGGTAGAGAGTACCGTGGTACCATGAACGTAACTCCAGAGGGGGTGACGTGTCAGCGCTGGGACTCGCAGTTTCCCCACCGGCACTTGTTTCATCCAGACAACTTCAAATGCAAGTGAGTAATGCGCCTTTGTCTTCTGCTCCGACATCTTGGATTCAGCCAAGGATCTCTCTCTGGGGTCTCCTGACTGTTGCCATGCCAAATTTCTTTTTAAagttactgtttttgtttttaaacaataaactgCTCTGGTTTGTGTTTGCTTGTGCGCCTCCCAGGGACCTGCGTGACAATTTCTGTCGCAACCCGGACGGGTCCGAGTACCCGTGGTGCTTCACCAGCGAGCCGAACCAGCGCCGAGCCAACTGCACGCACATTCCCAGGTGTGACGCCCCGGCCGCCAAGAAGACCGGTAAATCACTCTCAGACGTCAGAAAACCTCGTGCTCACACTTACAACATGTCAGCCACGCGCTGACATGTGCGGGGAATCCAGAAAATTTCACGTCTATgaacagaaaatgtttttttgtacctGTCATTGAacagaaaatagaaatgcatattGCTGGTTGACTTCCAAGTTGTTTGGGGGTTTTCTCCCATATTGTCTATAGCTATAACTCTTCACGTTATCACATAAGTGATCAAATAAAATAGTGAATCTTGTTCAAATGGATTATCCTGTTGATTATtccattaaataataataatgtccttGATGGCATTACACTCTGTTCTGACAAGCAGTTTTAGGCTATAAATTAACTAAGATTGATACTTTGCTCCCTGTTAGTTAGTTCCACACCACCAAATTCCAGTTTTATTTCCCAGCATAAGAGTTGATTTTTCCCAGAAGGAATTAAGcaacacattttagagctggcTGTCACTTTCCATGTTTGTCTGCTTGCTGTTGAAGCTGACCACAGGTGCGCCAATTccatttgaatgttttattgCCTTTGAGAACCCTCGGAGGGCTTTTAAAAATGATCGCAGACCCATCGTGAGTGAGCCCACACACTCACGCTCGCTGATTGCAATTAGGCATCATAGCAGAAGGCCCGAttgttacccccccccccccccccccccccctgtacTTAAAATAACAAAGGCTCTTGTTCTTCTGTAGAGTGCTACAAGGACAATGGAGAGGCGTACCAGGGCACCTTAGCCGTCACTCGCTCGGGGATTCCTTGCGCCCACTGGTCCCTTCACATCAACAGGTAAGAAAAGTGGGTGTTATTGATGTTGAAAGGATGTTTCCAAAAATGTAAGCTAAGCAGTCAGCTGCGTGGTCATTTCAATCAGGGAAATACGCTCATGCTGTTGGTAATTTGTGAACCGAAATTTTATGCTACCAGCATTTGGCCGACTTACCATCCTTAGCCAGCTAATCTAACAAGGCTAGCCAGTTGCCCGAACATTTCTGTAAATCTATTACTTATTTCGGAGCCAACATAAGCGGCAAAACACTGGGAATGTTTCCTCGAGAGAGGGGGGAACATTCTTTACCGCTAACTGATGAGTGTTTGTTGAGAAGCGGACAAGCCCCACTTTTTGTCCATGTGAAAATCCCTTTCATATGAATGGAGCTAAGCCGTGAAAACAaacaggccaaaaaaaaaaaaatcaggggtTCCACAGGGGTCACTACCAAGCCCAATTACTGTATGACTCCTGATGCTTCCAGGTCGGGATATCTTAATTTACAGGAATTTTAAAAGGCAAAATGGTGCGGGGAAGATGGACATGTTCCAGAGCAGACCCCTGACCTGCGGGAAGTGCTTGGCGTGGGGAGCAGATCAAAGCCAATCAGCTCCCCTCGCCAGCCAGTCTAGCCCAGCTTGAGGTGAGGGGGTCGTCCCGGGAAGGAAAAACACCGCGGCTTGTTTAACATTCTCCTGGGAAAGGAAATTATCTTCACCTCTTGACAAATTGCCGCGCTTCCGTGagcgtgcttgtgtgtgttggtCCCATCCAGTAATGGCTTTTCAGGGATCGGCGAGAACGGGGCTCGCGCGCTCCTTGGATGGGAATTCCTCCAAGTGCGCGCGCGGCGTGGAGGACGTGGCTCCTGGCCGTCTGAGAGTGCatactttcaaagtcccatgagaGCTGTTGGCCAAACGCACAGTTTCCTTCTACGGGTGCACTGCAGTCGTTGAATGCGACTTTCGTGCCCCGCGGTGGCCGCTCAGCGTGcattgtgtgggtgtgtgtgtgtgtggggtgtgtgtgtgtgtgtgtgtgtgtgtgtgtgtgtgtgttgtgataTCCACTGTTTGCCAAATAACAAACGGAACGTGAGCATCtatatttgtgtgttttacaGCGGGGATTCTCACTCTACACTATCCCATGTAGGGCTGGACAAGAACTACTGCCGGAACCCGGACCGGGACAAACATGGCCCCTGGTGCTACACTGACCCGAACACTCGCCTGGCTTGGGACTACTGCAAACTGAAGCAATGTGAGTGGATGACACGCACATccatatttgttttgttgttaattGGCCGTCAATCACGTTGCAGCAAAGAACAATCACCCCCATTTTAAAATATGCAGCTCCACTGAACTCCATAATAGATGTTGTGATTTTTAGAGTTTTATATGtaattttttcctccttttagACTAAAACAATGTTAAACATGTTATTTGTTTCGGCTGAAGGAAAAATTAAAGCGTGATCCAATCCTTTTGAAATCAACAGCCAAGCAATGTACGCGCATGCTgttcgctagctagctaaaatgCTATGTCGCTAATGTGTTGCCTAGTTGTTGTCATTAGCCAGCTAAGCTAACCAGGCTAGCAAGGCGCCCCTGGTTGCAAAGTGTTGTATGGTTTccgttaggggtgttaaaaaaaatcgattcggcaatatatcgcgatactacagcacgcaattctcgaatcgattcaataggcagccgaatcgatttttaacatcctttttttgatggaaaaatattcaacaaaatgtctaactttcacactttaagcatggaacagtgttatattaatggaacattaagccttaatattttaatgctgttcaaacatgaaaaaggttacaaaccgtttgttaaatacagtggctcacagttataagattgaagtttcagatcaataaatacctaacttcatacaaatcttacagtgtacatgtacaaggtTACTGAATGGTATagtctaaatttgagttaaaaaaaaaatcgcaataatcgacttgtaaattcatatcgggattaattggtattgaatcgaatcgtgacctatgaattgtgatacggatcgaatcgtcaggtaattcacacccctagtttccgTGCTACCCAGCCGTCTTAGCCCGCATTCTCTTCTTCTTTGTTGACGGTCGACTTGCTCTGCAATCTGTAACTTTTGGCGTCCATCTGGATTTGTTTTGCATTATTTTCCTTGTCACTCTGACATGGCGCATGACTGCAACCTTCACAGGCACGCCAGCTTTCGTGTCAGCTTGGAGAGCTTGACCTCCCTAGCAACAGTAGCTAAGGGAAAGGTCAGTGATGTCATTGGGCCCGATTATTACGGACGATCCTTCGTGGGAACTCTCCGGCAAACCTTTCAAGGGACGGCTTTACATTTTGGGGCACAAAATACAAATCCGCAGTTTTGGCCTCGGTGCCAAGCGTTTGATCTGTGCTTGATCAGCACGCCGGGTCACAAAAAGCACACAAGGCCTCTGTTGCTGGGATTGCGTCGGGAATGTGAGGAATGTGTGAAAAATAAGGTGCAAGCAGGTGTCGGGTGCCTTTTGACACCTTTCTAGCACCTGGCTCATTACTGGAGAAAGCAGATACGGATAGCTGATAGTGTTAACAAGTAGCATCTTGTGCTAAGAGGCTTTGATTGGAAAAGCGGAAGTTCTTCTCGTGTGCGCGATGTGTAAAGCTCTGCCAGCCTCCCGATGTTTACAGTCCGCTGGCCAAGTACACTGTACACCCCGCACACTGCCAAGAATGTGAACAATGTAGCGCGCAGCACTGCTGCGTGTCAGTCTCACTGTCTGAGTTCACACCTCCGAGCAGCCCATGTGCTATATAACAGGAATAATTAACCATTTTCCTATTATCCCTGCCGTGGCATGTTTAACGGGTCTTAAAGTACATTTTCCTATCAGTCAGAGTGTCAATCGTGAAGCTATTGTTGTGGCTACCTCCTGACGAAAGTGGAATAGCAACCTGCAAAGGGCACAATCATTCATGCCCGACTGGTTTGCTGCCAAAATGAGCCGCTGGATAGGTCAATTGTGACGGGCAAGTAAAATAAGTGTGTTGGTCACATGAAATTTGATCTGTCTAACAAGATTATGTTGCTGAAGCAATGGAAGCAGCAACCTcacaaagaaattttttttactgttctcTGCTTAAACTGGTTGCTGtaaaaatcaaacacaaaaGTTAATGATAACAGGAAACTTAATGCAGGAGTATTATGAACAAAAGGAAATTACCTAATCTATTGTGAGTTTGCACACGGTAAAAATAATGCAATAATTGGTTTGCTGTCTTAACGAGGTTGCTGTAGAATTTGTCAAACAAATCTAAAACGGACGATGAATGCTTTTCCATTTTGAaccaaaacaaatgtaaattttGATACGGGGAAATGAAAAGAACGACTTATTCATTGCCTGAACGGGTTGCTGCAGAAGTAGGGAAACAAATGTAAAGATTCTTGCAGGTCCGTTTTGGACCAAAAGATGACTTAGACTTAACGGGCTAGAAGACAATTATGTATGTAAGGTAAATAGTAAGATatgaatacatggggaaaaaaagacaatttatagTTATTAtcaatataataaaatacagaCAAGTTATGAATATATGAAtgcaatgaataaaataaataagtaatcaattaaattatttaaaatataaagtaacaagtaatttttgttttttttgcagcagatgcaattttttgccttttcaaatgaaaacataatttttaaaaatgtggtaAGTGAACAAAGGTATCAGAGCCTTTGTTGAATGTGTTGAATGTTTTATTTGACCAGATGTGACTTTTTTGCCCTTCAAGCTGTTGTTTACCAGAAcaaacactcacaatcacataaTTTGTTGCTCATTCAAAATATGTGTTCTCTCAAAATTCAATGTGTAAGTCCAAAATTTTCTTTGTTCAGGTGATTCGGCGACATCCACGCCTCCAAACGGTGAGTGCTCGTACCCACTTGACTGACTGGCTTGACGACGCACGTTCACGTTGTGATGTGGACTCTCATCTCGCGACATGCAGCGACGCAAGCGCCGCCCTCTCCGTCCCCGACCGTCCCCAAGATCTCCTGCTTCGTCCACATCACCACACGCATCGTCGGGGGCCGCCAAGTGCGAGGAGCAGATGGCAGCTGGGTTGTCAGCATCCAGAGAGAGTAAGAAatgctcttgttttgtttttctcgatCTGTTTATTTTGGACACCCCACAAAGAGCAACAAAGGATGATGTTGAtggttttattgttgttggtccAGAAAGATCCATCTGTGTGGAGGTTCTTTGGTCAGAGAAGATTGGGTGCTGACAGACCAGCAATGCTTCACATCCTGGTATCGACTTTGAACTGTTTTAATATATCATGTTTATTAAACTTTAATGCAGGCCCGACTTGTATGCTGCTCATATGGGCTGTTGTGAATATGGGAAGAATGacatggggggggggtgtaactTGAAGCAGCAAGAAAGTATGCAATGGAATCACTACTCTGCATTACATATAAAACGCTCGTTGAATCACACATTTGGACAGTCACTTGTTGCCCGGCACATTTCGAAATTGCATTTTGATGCTTGATTTGGgtagcttaaaaaataaataaataaataaaaaataccggtATTAATATTTAATAGATATTTTGGATTGATTTACTAATACTCATAATGTACCTAAGTGATTACATTAATGTGCTAtagtgtattgttttttttaatttatttgatttttttatttatttattttttattatttattttttatttgcaatCATTTATAGTATTATTAAGGGACTTATtgcatttttgatttatttgatttaattagCTTTATTGTTTGaaataattttgttgttgtgtcattttaattgaatttataaTATTGTTTATGAGTTGATGTTAAtcatcaaattaaaataatgtattttatttctcattattttaattaattgatatACTAAGTAAATTAAGTTATTTCATACTATTAATTGATTAAATATACTTattgtatttacttgtttaatttGAGTAATTAATGTTATACATtgatttagtttttcttttcatgtcaTGGATTTTATTGAATGTATTGAACTGTTTAATAAAAACTTGGtttggaagatggatggatggatggatggatggatggatggatggacggacggacggacggacggacgggcggACTTTTGTTATGTTGGTCTTCTGTCTGCCGTGAACGCgacatatttttttgtctttttcccaGCGTTCCAGACCTGAGAGAGTACAGCGTGCAGGTGGGCCTACGCCACCTCAACGAGTCGTCGCGTCACCCCAGACTCAGAATTTCTCGCCTTATCTGCGGCCCGGAGGGGTCCAACCTGGTCATGCTGAAACTGGCCGAGTGAGTTGGCAACATTCCTCCAACTGAGCGCCGTTAGCTCCATTTACCATCCGTGATTGATGCGCGTTACAGCCCCGCGCCCGTGTCCGAGGGCGCCGCCACCATCCATCTTCCCGTCAAAGAATGCCGCATCGCCGAGGGCACCCACTGCACCATGTACGGATGGGGCGAAACCAAAGGTAGCtagcttgttttttgttttgcttgcacTGGCATTGATCAAACAAAATCCCTCCTGACAATTGTTGTGCTTCGTGCACACAGATCGGGAGCGGGCCCAGGCGCTCAACGCTGTCACCATGCCGATGGTGGACGATGACAAGTGTTCCCGGATCAAGGGCGACGCCGGAGACAGCAGGATATGTGCTGGGGGCAAGAGAGGAGAAGGCGTGTGCGAAGTAAGGGAGTTCTATTTCATCCCTATTGACCTCCAGAGTCAAAGCAGTGAATTCTCGCTTTGCGCATGCACAGCTTGAGTTATGCATCGAAGTTCCACTCTCACCGCAGGTTCATTTCCCACGTAATCACCTCACTGCAAAACGATAGttgtaacttttgttttgactagCTTGTTGCTAGGAAGATTTCGAAGAGCACTCATAAGTCACTCAAATTCATACTAAGcaataggggtgtaaaaaaaaaaaaaatcgatttggcgatatatcgcgatactacatcgcgcgattctcgaatcgattcaataatcggcagaatttttttttttttttttttttttttttttttttttttaggattcacaccttgagcatggaagaatgttatatgaacggaacattaagccttaatattttattttaatgctgttcaaacatgaaacagattacaacctctataagtctgaaatttcagataaataaataatacattttcatataaatcttacattttctaaatttgaatgaaaaaaatcgcaacaatcgacttataaattcgtatcgggattaatcggtatcgaatcgaatcgtgacctgtgaatcgtgatacgaatcgaatcgtcaggtactaggcaattcacacccctactaagcaATATTTATATAATGCTCCAAAAACAGAAGGGACATTTATTTTGCTTGGGTTAACAGCCAGCCAACATTGCGCTCTCATTCGTTggcacccacgtcactcaccaagcGAGACTCCACCTTTAAAGCCATACACACTCACTCCCGGTGGATAAAAATCGTACTTGCACATCACATTCATCATCACATCTGATTAATGGATGGCGTAGTCGGCCCATTAATTCCAGATATACTCAAAAGCATAGTCAATATTCATCGCACAGTTACTTGGTCACTTGTTACTAGGCAGATTTCATAGAGCACACACGCTCAACTGTATATTAAAATAGCAAGGGCTCACATATTTAAA is a genomic window containing:
- the LOC144004165 gene encoding hepatocyte growth factor-like isoform X2 yields the protein MKTHVWIYQALVCALLSMLDAGECRKSRQSLQRYEKSENHLLVCTKCPQSPVVRNSPSQEHCARKCKKVKKHFNCRAFNFHKHNRKCHLLPFDRFSHGAQKQASANFTLYEKKDYIRECILGPKDNYRGRRSWTKSNITCQAWSDNNINEHTFYPDRYPTQDLRENFCRNPNNDPGGPWCYTTDPNVRAEECGVPQCSEDVCMTCNGEDYRGKVDQTESGKECQRWDSTRPHKHTFQPKKYRDKGLADNYCRNPDNRLRPWCYTMDPKTPWEYCNITTCESDSTEDPHVNTTTWCVRGKGREYRGTMNVTPEGVTCQRWDSQFPHRHLFHPDNFKCKDLRDNFCRNPDGSEYPWCFTSEPNQRRANCTHIPRCDAPAAKKTECYKDNGEAYQGTLAVTRSGIPCAHWSLHINSGDSHSTLSHVGLDKNYCRNPDRDKHGPWCYTDPNTRLAWDYCKLKQCDSATSTPPNATQAPPSPSPTVPKISCFVHITTRIVGGRQVRGADGSWVVSIQREKIHLCGGSLVREDWVLTDQQCFTSCVPDLREYSVQVGLRHLNESSRHPRLRISRLICGPEGSNLVMLKLADPAPVSEGAATIHLPVKECRIAEGTHCTMYGWGETKDRERAQALNAVTMPMVDDDKCSRIKGDAGDSRICAGGKRGEGVCEKDNGGPLVCQERERRVVVGVSIQRTKCASSRPALFVNVAFYSQWIYKVFKLYPSPDTN
- the LOC144004165 gene encoding hepatocyte growth factor-like isoform X1, giving the protein MKTHVWIYQALVCALLSMLDAVFRPPGECRKSRQSLQRYEKSENHLLVCTKCPQSPVVRNSPSQEHCARKCKKVKKHFNCRAFNFHKHNRKCHLLPFDRFSHGAQKQASANFTLYEKKDYIRECILGPKDNYRGRRSWTKSNITCQAWSDNNINEHTFYPDRYPTQDLRENFCRNPNNDPGGPWCYTTDPNVRAEECGVPQCSEDVCMTCNGEDYRGKVDQTESGKECQRWDSTRPHKHTFQPKKYRDKGLADNYCRNPDNRLRPWCYTMDPKTPWEYCNITTCESDSTEDPHVNTTTWCVRGKGREYRGTMNVTPEGVTCQRWDSQFPHRHLFHPDNFKCKDLRDNFCRNPDGSEYPWCFTSEPNQRRANCTHIPRCDAPAAKKTECYKDNGEAYQGTLAVTRSGIPCAHWSLHINSGDSHSTLSHVGLDKNYCRNPDRDKHGPWCYTDPNTRLAWDYCKLKQCDSATSTPPNATQAPPSPSPTVPKISCFVHITTRIVGGRQVRGADGSWVVSIQREKIHLCGGSLVREDWVLTDQQCFTSCVPDLREYSVQVGLRHLNESSRHPRLRISRLICGPEGSNLVMLKLADPAPVSEGAATIHLPVKECRIAEGTHCTMYGWGETKDRERAQALNAVTMPMVDDDKCSRIKGDAGDSRICAGGKRGEGVCEKDNGGPLVCQERERRVVVGVSIQRTKCASSRPALFVNVAFYSQWIYKVFKLYPSPDTN